GCCATGGTGGCCACAAAGCCAGCCTGCTGAAATTTTTCGTGAAACTGAATCCGGCCCTTCCGGTGTTTAAACAGGGCCGAAAAGCCTTTTTGGGATCGTCTGCCGCCAAAGTGCATTCCCGGCACCTGCCCCTTGATCTTCCAGGCTTTGGATTTGTCGTAGAGGGGAACCCCCCGTTTGTCCTTTGCCCGGAGGTAACAGGTGGCATCCGTGTAGGTGGCTTTGCGTTCCGTGATGGTCTGGCGGATGACGGTTTTGGTGAGGTTGACTTCCTTATATATGGTATCCACGGCCACGGTTTTGG
The window above is part of the Desulfobotulus pelophilus genome. Proteins encoded here:
- a CDS encoding phage tail protein, which gives rise to MISNVSIQGLDEVEKLLANVKNGSRKATTRALNKGLSKAKTVAVDTIYKEVNLTKTVIRQTITERKATYTDATCYLRAKDKRGVPLYDKSKAWKIKGQVPGMHFGGRRSQKGFSALFKHRKGRIQFHEKFQQAGFVATMANGHTNIFIRTGKCRANPRKGNPRDETIKGIWSSSPPMVLQDEERMAPVLESASQAAQAELDR